TTAAACACACACAACTACAGCAGCTCGGCCTATAAAAGGCCAACCAATCTTATATTTTAAACACACACGTAAATAATAAAGTGCTTTTGTGTTTGGACGTCTTTTGGGATTGGAAAGtcggggggtggggggggggagggaaatcTTCATGCATAATGTTAATATGTTTGCTAATGCTGAATGCTGAGAAAACTTAACTTTACAAACTTGAACTTTCCAAAAAGCCCTTTAATTACTGACGGGGTTTCATATATATCCATTAAGTCGCcaaaatacaataaaaatgaccaaaaagtGGTGCATGCATTGAATAGAAGCATTTGGAGTCTGTATTTTGGCTCTAATTCTAATTCTTGATAGTCACTTGTTTGTGAGTACTAAAATGCATTGAAACAATGCTGCTAGGGATGAGTTGTGAATCCAAAAAATTGAGCAAACAATGACTTCTATGCATTTTTTCAAGAGTAGTACACGAAATTTTCACTATGCATGACCACGAAACAGGTGATTCTCAGTGCCCATATAAATCTACTCGGTCTTTTAAAGGCCCTCAAATCCTATAGTTCAAGCATgcatacttttttcttttttctttttttttttttttgagcctAAAGGGGCAGGAAGTTCTAAAATCCAACACCAACTGAAGTTGCATAATTGTATtgtacgattttttttttcttggcaaacgaaattttattaatctcgaaggggtacatcgaggaaaaAACGAGAGATAAAAAGAACATCTCACTGAAAATAAAAGAGATGGAACATACAATAAAAGAAACGAAACttcatccaacaaaaagttggatgaGGAACACCTCATAAGAGAACTACAATCTTAGCTTACGAATCCCATCAAGGTAGCCTTTAAAATCCTCTACCGTATATAGCTTGAGGTCGTACTTAGTCTTCATCCACATAGCCACCCTGCTTTTGATAAGATCCGCCACGTCCCAAACTTGCGTCGATGCGTTATTGAAGATGTAATCATTCCTCACAAGTCAAATCGACCATATAGTTGCAAAAAAACATGATTCCCATaggttttttttcaaatttcgaAGCCTGTTTACAAACCACCAACTAGCAAGAGCCTCCATTGATGAGGGGCAGACCCATTTAACATGCCACCACTCCATAATTAAAGACCACACAGCCTATGAAAATTGACAATGTAGAAACAAATGTTTAGGTGTTTCCAGATGGTGAGCACAAATGGGGCAGTCTAGCAAATGAGTTTTTGTGATGATGTTTCGGGAATGTAAGACAGACCTGGTTACTACTTTCTCCTGAATAGCAATCCATGCAAATATTTCCACCTTTGGAGGACTCAAGTTCTTTCACAAAGACCCCAGCACTGAGTTCTTTGGCTGAGAATGCAGCTCCGCTTGCCCATACGCTGATCTCACCATGAAACATCTATCCGCTGCCCATTTCCATTGTAACGAATCAGGTTTAGAAGGGTCTAAAGCCACATTTTGAAGCCTCAATATTAAGCTCTCTACTCGTTGATTTTCCAAATCACGCAGCCTTCGGCTAAATGTCAGATTCCACCTTCCGTTTTCCAGATTTTCCCCCACTGAACTTACTAACGCATCCTTTTGAGTAGACAGAGAGAACAGTCGAGGATAGTCATCTTTGAGAGCTATATTCCCCAGCCAAATATGATTCTAGAACAAGGTTTCATGACCCGAGTTGACCTGCACACCAAAACCCTCTTGAATAATACTTCCAACGCCTAATTCGAGGTTCCCAACATAGCATATGTCCTTCCAAAGGATGGAAGTTGAGGCTGGCCGATGAACATAGGGCAACCAACAACCCTGATCAAGGTTATATTTCCCTCtaatgacttttacccaaagcGAATCTTTATCATTGCTAAACCTTTACCACCATTTTGCAAGGAGTGCCAAGTTTTGTTGCATCAACTTTTTTACCCTTAAGCCCCCATCTTGTTTGCTTTTAGTAATCTGCTCCCATTTTACTAGGTACAACTTCTTCTTATCCACTTTATCTCCCCAAAAGAAACGTCTCTCCAACTTCTCAAGAGTTTTAGCTACCGCACCTGGCATTTTGAACAATGACATAAAGTACATGGGCAAACTACTCATATTGGAATTGATAAGGGTGAGGCGACCTCCGGTAGACATTGAGCTACCACCCCCACACATTAAGCCTCTTTTGGGTTCGATCAATGACAGGCTGCCACTTTTTTATCCTCCTTGGATTAGTACCCAAAGGAAGGCCCATATATTTAATAGGTAAGGATTCCACTCTGCACCCCATAATCTGAGCAAGATTGAACACATCTTGTTGCTGAACTTTAACACCACAAAGAGAGCTTTTAGAGAAATTTATCTTTAGTCCTGACATTAGCTGGAAGCACCgtaaaatccttttgatatTGCTAATTTCCTCCATATCATTGTTACAAAAAATTATTGTATCATCCGCAAACTGTAGGTGAGAGATAATTACCCCATTCCTCCCAAGCTTTACTCCTTTGATGATGTCTCCCCCTAGCTCTTTCTAGCAAAATGTTCAGAGCCTCAGCCACTATGTTGAAGAGAAAAGGGGAAAGGGGGTCTCCTTGTCTAATTCCCTTCtgagtttggaatttttttaacGCAGAGCCATTAATCAAGACAGACATAGAAACTGGGGAGCAACATTCTCTAATCCAGTCACACCATTTCCCACCACAGTCCACCTTCACCAACAAGTCAAATAGAAAGCCCCAATTGACACAGTCGTAAGCCCTTTCAAAGTCTAGTTTGAGGATGAGACCTCCTCGAGCACTTTGTTTCGAACTATGAATGACCTCGTTGGCAATAAGGACACCATCCAAAATCTGTTTTCCTCCAACAAAAGTAGCCTGAGTCTCACCAATGACATTTGGGAGGAGTAATTTAAACCTATTGGCCAACACTTTAGACAACATTTTATAAATGCAACCCACCATGCTAATGGGTCTGAAATCTTTAAAAGATGTAAGACAGTCCACCTTAGGAATCAAGGCAATGAAAGTTGAGTTTATACCTTTGGTGAACTTTCCGTTCTCATGGAATTCAGCAAAAAATTGTAGTACCAGATCCTTCATGAAATCCCAGCCTTtcttaacaaaagaaaagttgaaaccGTCAAGGCTTGGAGCTTTGAGACTATTGCAATCCTTCAGTGCAACCCCAATCTTCCCCCTCCTCAAACTGTTTTTCAAGTTGACAAGCAGCATTCGCACTCAAGCGTGTAAGGAAAGTTCCGCCCAAAACTGATCGATTTTGTCTTTCCTCTGTGAAGTTATTCATGAAGTACTCCACTACAGCTTCTTTAATCTCTTCAGGTTCCTCTATTACTCTTCCATTCACCTTGATAGATCCCACCATGTTCTTTTTGAATCTATAGTTAGCTATTCCTTGAAAGAATCTGGTATTTCTGTGTCCCAATTTCAACCAGTTCACCCTAGATTTTTGCCTCCAGAATGATTCAGACAATCTTGTCAATCTCCAGAATTCAGATTTTGTCTTGCATCTCGTGGCTTTCTCCTCTGTAGTAAGTTGACTCTCCTCCGCTAAGACATCCAGTTGGTGGAGTTCAGCCTCTGTATGTTGGAGTGCACAATTTATATCTCCAAAATCCTCCTTATTCCACACCTTCAACTTGTCTTTAATGGCCCTAAGTTTCTGCACAAAAATGAAACCAGCCCAACCGGTCACGTGAACGTCATCCCACGTTTCTCTAGCGATCCTCCTACAATTGGGATTGGAAAGCCAGATATCCAGAAACCGGAAAGGCCTAGGCCCCCAATCCCTACTATCATCCTGAATTACGATTGGGCAATGATCAGATAATGGTCTCGGCAAACCCCACGGCAGAATTTTGAACCTCTCCAACCATTGTTGGGATACCAGAAATCTATCCAAGCGACTATGAAAGGCATGATTTTGATAGTTGGTCCAAGTAAATTTCCTACCTATCATAGGTAAATCCATTAGTTCCATGTTGAAACAGAACTCTGAGAAATCCCTAATACCCCTCTCCATTCTATTGCACCTGACCCTTTCACTTACCTCTttgatttcattaaaatcccCCCCTATACACCACGGGACTTGAAGATTAACCTTAAACCCCAGGAGCACCTCCCACAACTCCCTTCTATTAGCCACTTCATTAGGGGCATAAACATTTACCAAGACACACGGAAATGAATTATAAAGCACACCCtgtaaaagaacaaaaaaaacgcTGGACAATAACATTAGaaggtttaaaaaaacaaaaatgatacaggtacagaaaattggggaccgaatccggaccgacggccgccggcgagccatctccggccaccggacggccgatccgagccgtccaaaaattctaaaaaaaaaaaccgaggggcccttcgcgggaatcaacgtcatccgaggtgtgtagggtgcttgatcggagcaccccttttcgtgtgtatatgtataataatacatatacacacgaaaaggggtgctccgatcaagcaccctacacacctcggatgacgttgattcccgcgaagggcccctcggtttttttttttagaa
The sequence above is a segment of the Rhododendron vialii isolate Sample 1 chromosome 13a, ASM3025357v1 genome. Coding sequences within it:
- the LOC131314067 gene encoding uncharacterized protein LOC131314067, which gives rise to MIFVQETKLESMERIAVQRMWGCSNMDFGVLYNSFPCVLVNVYAPNEVANRRELWEVLLGFKVNLQVPWCIGGDFNEIKEVSERVRCNRMERGIRDFSEFCFNMELMDLPMIGRKFTWTNYQNHAFHSRLDRFLVSQQWLERFKILPWGLPRPLSDHCPIVIQDDSRDWGPRPFRFLDIWLSNPNCRRIARETWDDVHVTGWAGFIFVQKLRAIKDKLKVWNKEDFGDINCALQHTEAELHQLDVLAEESQLTTEEKATRCKTKSEFWRLTRLSESFWRQKSRVNWLKLGHRNTRFFQGIANYRFKKNMVGSIKVNGRVIEEPEEIKEAVVEYFMNNFTEERQNRSVLGGTFLTRLSANAACQLEKQFEEGEDWGCTEGLQ